The proteins below are encoded in one region of Lactuca sativa cultivar Salinas chromosome 3, Lsat_Salinas_v11, whole genome shotgun sequence:
- the LOC111912323 gene encoding NAC domain-containing protein 83 yields MEKLNSDNNGGLRLPPGFRFFPTDEELVMHFLKRKVQSRPVASPIIAEADVCRSDPWDLPGDPKQERYFYSNMEIKYPNGKRSNRVTTSGYWKATGLDKQIVDSKNKQIVGSKKTLVFYRGKAPNGSKTNWVMHEYKLANPIQGMENWVICRMFLKKNGRKSGENDVRVEEAGPIFYDFLAGIPRTGDLNLEPAASSSGSSGVTNASPMADEGEENSKYMRGN; encoded by the exons ATGGAAAAACTCAATTCCGACAACAATGGTGGCCTCCGATTACCTCCTGGCTTCAGGTTCTTCCCAACCGATGAAGAACTAGTGATGCACTTCTTGAAACGTAAGGTCCAATCTCGCCCTGTTGCTTCACCCATCATTGCTGAAGCTGATGTTTGCAGGTCTGATCCATGGGATTTACCAG GTGATCCGAAGCAAGAAAGGTACTTCTATAGCAACATGGAGATCAAATACCCAAACGGAAAGCGATCCAATCGGGTCACTACATCTGGATACTGGAAGGCGACTGGTTTAGACAAGCAAATTGTTGACTCGAAGAACAAACAAATTGTTGGTTCGAAGAAAACTTTGGTGTTCTACCGAGGCAAAGCCCCAAACGGGTCTAAAACCAATTGGGTCATGCATGAGTACAAGCTTGCTAATCCTATCCAG GGCATGGAGAATTGGGTGATTTGCAGGATGTTTttgaagaaaaatggaagaaaaaGTGGTGAGAACGATGTGAGAGTTGAGGAAGCTGGACCAATTTTCTATGATTTCCTGGCTGGTATTCCAAGAACTGGCGATCTGAATTTGGAACCTGCTGCATCATCGTCTGGTTCAAGTGGGGTTACAAATGCTTCTCCCATGGCAGATGAAGGTGAAGAGAACAGTAAATATATGCGGGGAAATTAA